From Halomarina ordinaria:
CGTAGTGGACCGCCCCACCCTGTTCGATGGTGGTCTGGCCCGCCACGATACCCCCGTACACCTCCGCGTGGCGCAGCGCGACGCTCGATTCGCCGACCGGCCCCGCGGGTGCGTACACCACACCCGTGAAGCGAGGGACCCCGCCCTGCGAGCCGTCGAAGCGCACGTTGGTCCGGGAGGTCCCGTAGAGCCAGAACCCGGACGCCCGGTCGCCCTCGACGGTCACCTGCGGCCCCGCCCCGCCCTCTCTCTCGACCAGGACGTGCGCCGGCGCGTTCGGGTCGGTCCAGTTCCAGCCGTCGGTCGGCGTCCCGTCGGTGGCGTGGGCGCTCCCCGTGTACACGCGCGCGCTCCCCGGCCCCTCGACGGCTATCTCGGCGTCCCCCGAGAGGTGAACCGAGTCCCGGACGGCGAGCGTGACGTCGCCGTCGGTCGTATCGAGCGTCAGGCGGTCGCCGCTCGACAGCGTGAGGTCGGTGAGCGCGTACCGACCCGCGTCGAGCGTCGCCGACCCGTCGACGAGTCGCTCGCCGTCGATGGCGTCGGTGTCGCCGTTGTCGTTGTACCCCGCGTGGTAGGCGCGGTCGACCGCCGACTCGACCTGCCCGTCGATGCTCTCGACGGTCTCGACGCCGTCTATCCGCTCGCCGCCGTCGTACCCGCCGTCGTGTTTGAGGTCGGAGTCGTCCGTCCAGTACACGTCGCCGTCGACGCCAGCCGCGTTGCTCCTGATTTCGAGGTCGCCGCCCGAGCGGACGTCCCCGCGGACGTGGGCGTTTCCGCGGACGTCCGCGTCGCCGGCCACGCGGACGTCCCCGCCGTTCCGTTTGCTGTCGTCGTACGCCCCGACACGGGAGTCGTAGGCGTCCGTCTTGGCGCCGTTGCCGGCGATGACGAAGTCGCCGTTGCGGGCCGTCGAACGGACCGCGTCCCCGACCGGCGGGCGCGTCTCGGGCGCCACGAGCGTCACGGTCGCGGTTCGCGCGTCGTCGTCGACGCTCGTCTGTCCCTCCGTCCGCTCGTCGAAGTAGCGGTCCCAGCCGCGGTAGTAGTCGCTCCGGACGGTCACCTCGACGGTCGCGCCGTCGAGGGGGTTCGCCCCGGCGAGCGAGACGCGTTCGGTCGCCTCCCGGCGGACGGTCAGCGTCCCGTCCCCGTCGTCGTCCCCCTCGACGGTGAGTATCGGGAGCGTGAGGGTGTCGTCCCGGTAGTGGAACTCGGGGGAGGACACCAATGTCGTCCCGCCGTCCTGGGCCCGCCAGACCCCCCCACCCTGGTAGGCGACGACGGTGTCGCCCTCGCTGTAGGTCACCGCGCCGAGCGTCTCGTTGACCACCTGCCGCTCCCCGTCCTCGTCGGTCACCGTCACGCGTAGCCACCCCGCGTCCTCCGCGACGGCCACGTCGCCGTCGGCCCCTCCGAGCCCGGTGTCGACACGCGCGACGTCGTCGTCGCCGAGTGCGACGCCGCTCGCACGCGCGTCGAACTGCGAGAACGCGTTCTCCGCCTGGCCGAGCGACGCGCGCTCCTCGACTTCCGTGAGCGCCCCCGCACCCAGGAACAGCACCGACGCGATGCCGAGCATCGAGAGACCCACCACCAGGACGAACCCCACGACCGCCGACTGCCCGCGCGCTTCCCCGTCCGTCACCCGCCCTCGGTTCGCTCGCATCACCATCCGCTCGGGACACCGGACGGTTAGCTACCCGTCGGATAACGTGAGTGTAACGAACAGTTGAACGTGGGAGAAGGCGGTTAACGGGCGATTACCGCGTGTACGGGGGTGACCGAACGGTTACGCCGTCCGCGCGATGGCGTCGACGACGGCGTCGACGACGGCGTCGCGCTCGCCGGCGACGAACTCGATGCGGTTGCGCCCGCCGCGGGCGGCGACCCCGGCGTCGTCGACCTCCTCGGCGACGGCCTCGGCGACC
This genomic window contains:
- a CDS encoding DUF7289 family protein; the protein is MRANRGRVTDGEARGQSAVVGFVLVVGLSMLGIASVLFLGAGALTEVEERASLGQAENAFSQFDARASGVALGDDDVARVDTGLGGADGDVAVAEDAGWLRVTVTDEDGERQVVNETLGAVTYSEGDTVVAYQGGGVWRAQDGGTTLVSSPEFHYRDDTLTLPILTVEGDDDGDGTLTVRREATERVSLAGANPLDGATVEVTVRSDYYRGWDRYFDERTEGQTSVDDDARTATVTLVAPETRPPVGDAVRSTARNGDFVIAGNGAKTDAYDSRVGAYDDSKRNGGDVRVAGDADVRGNAHVRGDVRSGGDLEIRSNAAGVDGDVYWTDDSDLKHDGGYDGGERIDGVETVESIDGQVESAVDRAYHAGYNDNGDTDAIDGERLVDGSATLDAGRYALTDLTLSSGDRLTLDTTDGDVTLAVRDSVHLSGDAEIAVEGPGSARVYTGSAHATDGTPTDGWNWTDPNAPAHVLVEREGGAGPQVTVEGDRASGFWLYGTSRTNVRFDGSQGGVPRFTGVVYAPAGPVGESSVALRHAEVYGGIVAGQTTIEQGGAVHYDRALTETDSLPTDDEEDAIRYLHVTRNRMTVS